A genomic window from Silene latifolia isolate original U9 population chromosome Y, ASM4854445v1, whole genome shotgun sequence includes:
- the LOC141632723 gene encoding uncharacterized protein LOC141632723 codes for MPKNVDLSVNESPETVLEEEIDEDAADPPQMEMPRLDKGKEKVADPLTFWSYSLIKDPLEALMLLDECADIPENNDAMLKQALILAPIIQPSDWELPFEIICDASDYAQGAVLGQRKDKALSAIYYASSEVTVFTDHTALRHLLAKKEAKPRLLRWILLLQEFDLQIKDKTGAENVVVDHLSRLPQQEGEDPLPIDDSFPDDSLFVVATNTGVDLWYENYANYVVGGQLPPNLSYQQKKRFFHDLVYGKYCHLTVELECKAWWAIRELNYDSKLCGENRLLQLDELEEFRLNTYDSARIYKEKTKRWHDKRIIPREFQDGQKVLLFNARLCLFPGKLKSRWSGPYTMTAVTKFGSVELEHPDGRRFKVNGHHVKHYYGANDYVGNVEVFYIDHLDKQEN; via the exons ATGCCGAAAAATGTTGATTTATCTGTTAATGAAAGTCCGGAAACTGTTTTGGAAGAGGAAATTGACGAAGACGCTGCTGATCCTCctcaaa TGGAGATGCCAcgtttagacaaaggtaaagagaaagtcgcagacCCACTTACT TTCTGGTCATATTCCTTGATAAAGGATCCACTGGAAGCTTTGATgttgttagatgagtgtgcagatatcCCGGAAAACAATGACGCTAT gttgaaacAGGCTTTGATTTTAGCACCGATTATCCAGCCCTCCGACTGGGAGCTTCCATTTGAGATCATCTGTGATGCCAGTGATTATGCACAGGGAGCGGTgttaggccagcggaaagacaaagctttaagcGCGATTTACTATGCGA GTTCGGAAGTTACTGTTTTCACGGACCATACAGCGCtcagacaccttcttgctaagaaggaagctaagccacGATTGTTAAGGTGGATACTCCTCCTCCAGgaatttgatctgcaaatcaaagacAAGACGGGCGCAGAAAATGTAGTAGTTGATCACCTGTCGCGGTTACCGCAGCAGGAGGGAGAGGATCCTTTACCTATTGACGATTcctttcctgatgattctttatttgtaGTTGCTACTAACACAGGTGTTGATCTTTGGTATGAAAATTATGCTAACTACGTTGTAGGTGGTCAGCTGCCACCTAACttgtcttatcagcagaagaagcgaTTCTTTCATGAC TTGGTTTATGGGAAGTACTGTCATTTAACTGTTGAACTAGAGTGCAAagcttggtgggctattcgtgaaTTGAATTATGATTCTAAATTGTGTGGTGAGAACCGTttgttgcagctagatgaactagaagagtttaggctaaatacCTACGACAGTGCgcgcatctacaaggagaaaacaaagaggtggcatgacaaaagaatcaTACCGCGAGAATTTCAAGACGGGCAGAAGGTGCTACTGTTTAATGCGCGACTGTGCTTGTTTCCCGGTAAGCTAaaatccaggtggagtggcccctaCACAATGACAGCTGTTACCAAGTTTGGGTCCGTTGAGTTAGAGCATCCCGATGGCAGAAGATTTAAAGTGAATGGCCatcatgtgaagcattactatggagCAAATGATTATGTTGGCAATGTCGAAGTGTTCTACATCGACCATCTTGATAAGCAAGAAAACTGA